In the genome of Rhizobium etli 8C-3, one region contains:
- a CDS encoding helix-turn-helix transcriptional regulator, giving the protein MSYMTTSERQSLLSAELASARTRALFVQALHRIADAFGFAHYTLMNKPSAEDLFLRPLLIETSLTGTYLREFDRAHTLRACPFSKALGESAAPQKWNLSDPPTSEMFRCEVRSLMLQHKMPVSVVLPVNGADGKRLVFWFSGDRAPLSQSEMNELTVIVLHAFDAYSAVKRNEDSTYHALSARELEVVRWTAQGKTSVEIGQILALSDHTVNAYMTNAIKKLDCVNRTQLVAKAIRLKLIA; this is encoded by the coding sequence ATGTCTTACATGACTACCTCCGAAAGGCAGTCACTTTTATCGGCAGAATTGGCATCGGCGCGAACGCGCGCTCTTTTTGTCCAGGCCCTGCACAGGATCGCAGATGCTTTTGGGTTCGCCCATTATACATTGATGAATAAGCCGTCCGCGGAAGACCTGTTTTTGAGACCACTTCTAATCGAGACCTCGCTGACAGGCACGTATCTCAGAGAATTCGACCGCGCTCATACGTTGCGCGCTTGTCCTTTTTCGAAAGCGCTCGGAGAGTCCGCCGCCCCGCAGAAATGGAATCTCTCCGACCCGCCAACGTCCGAGATGTTCCGCTGCGAAGTTCGCAGCCTGATGCTCCAGCACAAAATGCCGGTCAGCGTCGTTCTGCCGGTAAATGGGGCAGACGGCAAGCGGCTGGTTTTCTGGTTTTCAGGCGACCGCGCACCGCTCAGCCAGAGTGAGATGAACGAACTCACTGTGATCGTGCTTCACGCCTTCGACGCCTACAGTGCAGTCAAGCGCAACGAAGACAGCACCTATCATGCTCTTTCCGCACGCGAGCTCGAAGTCGTTCGCTGGACCGCCCAGGGCAAGACTTCCGTGGAAATCGGCCAGATCCTCGCCCTCTCCGATCATACCGTGAACGCCTACATGACGAACGCCATCAAAAAACTTGATTGCGTGAACCGCACACAGTTGGTCGCCAAGGCTATTCGATTGAAGCTCATCGCCTGA
- a CDS encoding DUF2333 family protein, with translation MLDRIAGFFRLIGRTIARGFSLAVAWAFWPFLAAHGWYRRRTWMIRIPIIALAALLVVLYAYFFWQTQVWSNFNPSFVDEYRFSQRKVPAGQELPVAGGAAPAAKTCQRSAIVDVAADLTDFNVNQNAWISSMLLYRLGFFGIDWDHTPFLDNKASFQRGVNQAARRTSAELVDTLGRVRGTSGINNDLQNARGNLQFDEYSWYFGLNPFGPKTPTPSYYRSAIGSLRKFNTDLASCNAVFDGRADNLIQFIDRIANDLGGTSDMLAERSENHNRGWFDMRADDRFWFAYGQLYAYYAILSAAQSDFSQVVAERNLGAIWGGTTRQFQAALRIQPAIISNGREDGWIMPSHLATMGFYILRVRSNLVEMRSVLDR, from the coding sequence ATGCTCGACCGGATCGCCGGTTTCTTCAGGCTGATCGGCCGCACGATAGCCCGCGGGTTCAGCCTTGCTGTCGCCTGGGCGTTTTGGCCCTTCCTTGCCGCTCATGGCTGGTACCGGCGCCGGACTTGGATGATCCGGATTCCCATCATTGCGTTGGCGGCGCTGCTTGTCGTTCTTTACGCGTATTTTTTCTGGCAGACGCAGGTCTGGTCGAATTTCAATCCGTCCTTCGTCGACGAGTACCGTTTTTCGCAGCGCAAGGTTCCGGCCGGCCAGGAACTGCCGGTTGCCGGCGGTGCAGCACCTGCGGCCAAGACCTGCCAGCGTTCTGCGATCGTCGATGTCGCTGCCGATCTGACCGACTTCAACGTCAACCAGAACGCATGGATATCGTCTATGCTGCTCTACCGGCTCGGGTTTTTCGGCATCGACTGGGATCATACGCCGTTCCTCGACAACAAGGCGTCCTTCCAGCGCGGGGTCAATCAGGCGGCAAGGCGGACATCGGCCGAGCTTGTCGATACGCTTGGACGCGTGCGCGGCACCTCCGGCATCAACAACGATCTTCAGAACGCCCGCGGCAATCTGCAATTCGACGAATACAGCTGGTATTTCGGGCTCAATCCATTCGGACCGAAGACGCCGACGCCGAGCTACTACCGGTCGGCCATCGGCAGCCTGCGCAAGTTCAATACCGATCTTGCCAGCTGCAACGCTGTTTTTGACGGCCGTGCGGACAACCTCATCCAGTTCATCGACCGCATTGCGAACGATCTCGGCGGCACGTCCGACATGCTGGCGGAGCGCTCGGAAAATCACAATCGCGGCTGGTTCGACATGCGCGCCGATGACCGTTTCTGGTTCGCCTACGGGCAGCTCTACGCCTACTACGCCATCCTGTCGGCAGCACAGTCCGACTTTTCGCAGGTGGTGGCTGAGCGCAATCTTGGCGCCATCTGGGGCGGCACGACAAGGCAGTTTCAAGCGGCCCTGCGCATCCAGCCGGCGATCATTTCAAATGGCCGCGAGGACGGCTGGATCATGCCGAGCCATCTGGCGACGATGGGCTTCTATATCCTGCGGGTCCGGTCTAACCTCGTGGAAATGCGTTCCGTCCTCGACCGCTGA